The Streptomyces tendae genome has a window encoding:
- a CDS encoding NUDIX domain-containing protein, with amino-acid sequence MTKARSAGLLLFRRTGEGVEVLLGHMGGPFHACRDARAWTVPKGEYGPDEAAWEAARREFEEELGLPPPDGEAVPLGEVRQSGGKTVTAWAVEADLDPAAVVPGTFTMEWPPRSGRTQEFPELDRVAWFSLDRAREVVVSAQTAFLDRLAEHSL; translated from the coding sequence GTGACGAAGGCCCGCAGCGCGGGACTGCTGCTGTTCCGGCGCACCGGTGAGGGCGTCGAGGTGCTGCTCGGCCACATGGGTGGGCCGTTCCACGCGTGCCGGGACGCCAGGGCCTGGACGGTGCCGAAGGGCGAGTACGGGCCCGACGAGGCAGCCTGGGAAGCGGCGCGCCGCGAGTTCGAGGAGGAGCTGGGGCTGCCCCCGCCGGACGGGGAGGCGGTGCCGCTCGGGGAGGTCCGTCAGTCGGGCGGCAAGACCGTGACCGCGTGGGCGGTGGAGGCCGACCTGGACCCGGCGGCCGTGGTGCCCGGCACGTTCACCATGGAGTGGCCGCCCAGGTCGGGACGGACGCAGGAGTTCCCGGAGCTGGACCGGGTGGCCTGGTTCTCCCTGGACCGCGCCCGTGAGGTGGTCGTCTCCGCACAGACCGCGTTTCTGGACCGCCTGGCGGAGCACTCGCTCTGA
- a CDS encoding NAD(P)/FAD-dependent oxidoreductase, with protein MQTTNETDRTESRYDVVVVGGGAAGLSAALVLGRARHRTLVVDAGEPRNAPSAHMQGYLTRDGMAPAEFLALGREEIARYDVELVRDRVVDVTPGEDFTVALEKGASVRARRLIVATGLKDEMPDVPGVAERFGRDVLHCPFCHGWEVRDEPFGVLASSAMSVHQALMVSRWSKDTMLFLHRVAEEELTDVDLRRLAAAGVDVVPGEVAGLVAEDDRLTGVRMSDGTVHPRSVLFVGPRPVPQTGLLERLGAEMDETPFGTYPVVDGNGLTSVPGVWAAGNAIGFTEQVVHAASGGYRAATAVVGDLRMTDLDAAIAG; from the coding sequence ATGCAGACGACGAACGAGACGGACCGCACGGAAAGCCGCTACGACGTGGTCGTGGTGGGAGGAGGAGCGGCGGGACTGTCCGCCGCGCTGGTGCTGGGGCGGGCCCGGCACCGCACGCTGGTGGTCGACGCCGGCGAGCCGCGCAACGCGCCCTCGGCGCACATGCAGGGCTATCTGACCCGGGACGGGATGGCGCCCGCCGAGTTCCTGGCGCTCGGCCGGGAGGAGATCGCGCGCTACGACGTGGAGCTGGTCCGGGACCGGGTCGTGGACGTCACCCCCGGCGAGGACTTCACGGTCGCGCTGGAGAAGGGCGCAAGCGTGCGCGCGCGGCGGCTGATCGTGGCCACCGGGCTCAAGGACGAGATGCCGGACGTCCCCGGAGTCGCCGAGCGGTTCGGACGGGACGTGCTGCACTGCCCGTTCTGCCACGGCTGGGAGGTGCGCGACGAGCCCTTCGGGGTGCTCGCGTCGAGCGCGATGAGCGTGCACCAGGCGCTGATGGTGTCCCGGTGGTCGAAGGACACGATGCTGTTCCTGCACCGGGTCGCCGAGGAGGAGCTGACCGACGTCGACCTGCGGCGGCTGGCCGCGGCCGGGGTGGACGTGGTGCCCGGCGAGGTGGCCGGGCTGGTGGCCGAGGACGACCGGCTCACCGGGGTGCGGATGTCCGACGGCACCGTGCACCCCCGGTCCGTGCTGTTCGTGGGGCCGCGTCCGGTGCCGCAGACGGGGCTGCTGGAGCGGCTGGGCGCGGAGATGGACGAGACGCCGTTCGGGACGTACCCGGTGGTCGACGGGAACGGGCTGACCAGCGTGCCGGGCGTGTGGGCGGCGGGCAACGCGATCGGGTTCACCGAGCAGGTGGTGCACGCGGCGAGCGGCGGCTACCGGGCGGCGACCGCGGTCGTCGGGGACCTGCGGATGACGGACCTGGACGCGGCGATCGCCGGCTGA
- a CDS encoding ATP-dependent DNA ligase translates to MLLSRLAQVSQEVAATSARSRKTALLAELFREAEPDDVPVVIPYLAGRLPQGRIGVGWKVLGRPVAPAAEPSLTVREVDALLTRLAEVSGPGSQAERGRLVGELLGASTEAEQRFLVGLLTGEVRQGALDAVAVEGLAQATGAAPADVRRAVMLAGSLQPVAGALLADGPGALERFRLTVGRPVQPMLAHSASSVAEAVGKLGACAVEEKLDGIRVQVHRDGDTVRVHTRTLDDITDRLPEVTAAARELAVGRFILDGEVISFDGTGRPRSFQETAGRVGSRVDVATAARGTPVAPVFFDALSVDGRDLLDLPFTERHAELARLVPEPMRVRRTVVSGPEDLEAAERFLSETLERGHEGVVVKGLDAPYSAGRRGASWLKVKPVHTLDLVVLAAEWGHGRRTGKLSNLHLGARAADGGFVMLGKTFKGMTDAMLRWQTDRLREIAVGENGYTVTVRPELVVEIAYDGLQRSTRYPAGVTLRFARVIRYREDKRPEEADTVETLLAAHPEVRP, encoded by the coding sequence ATGTTGCTGTCCCGGCTGGCCCAGGTGTCCCAGGAGGTGGCCGCCACCTCGGCGCGGTCCCGGAAGACCGCCCTGCTCGCCGAACTGTTCCGGGAGGCAGAGCCGGACGACGTCCCGGTGGTCATCCCCTATCTGGCGGGCCGGCTGCCGCAGGGGCGGATCGGTGTCGGCTGGAAGGTGCTGGGCCGTCCGGTCGCGCCCGCCGCCGAGCCGTCCCTGACGGTGCGCGAGGTGGACGCGCTGCTCACCCGGCTCGCCGAGGTGTCCGGGCCCGGATCGCAGGCGGAACGCGGCCGGTTGGTGGGCGAGCTGCTGGGCGCGTCCACCGAGGCGGAGCAGCGGTTCCTGGTGGGGCTGCTCACCGGCGAGGTCCGGCAGGGCGCGCTGGACGCGGTGGCGGTGGAAGGGCTGGCCCAGGCGACGGGCGCGGCCCCGGCGGACGTACGGCGGGCGGTGATGCTCGCGGGGTCCCTGCAGCCGGTCGCCGGGGCGCTGCTGGCGGACGGGCCAGGGGCGCTGGAGCGGTTCCGGCTCACCGTCGGGCGTCCGGTGCAGCCGATGCTGGCGCACAGCGCCTCCTCGGTCGCCGAGGCGGTCGGGAAGCTGGGCGCCTGCGCGGTCGAGGAGAAGCTCGACGGCATCCGCGTGCAGGTGCACCGCGACGGGGACACCGTGCGGGTGCACACCCGCACCCTGGACGACATCACGGACCGGTTGCCCGAGGTGACCGCCGCGGCGCGGGAGCTGGCGGTAGGGCGGTTCATCCTGGACGGGGAGGTCATCTCCTTCGACGGCACCGGACGGCCGCGGTCCTTCCAGGAGACCGCCGGGCGGGTCGGGTCCCGGGTGGACGTGGCGACGGCGGCCCGGGGGACGCCCGTGGCCCCGGTGTTCTTCGACGCGCTCTCGGTCGACGGCCGCGACCTGCTGGACCTGCCGTTCACCGAGCGGCACGCCGAACTGGCCCGGCTGGTGCCGGAACCGATGCGGGTGCGGCGCACGGTGGTGTCGGGGCCCGAGGACCTGGAGGCGGCGGAGCGGTTCCTCTCCGAGACGCTGGAGCGCGGCCACGAGGGCGTCGTCGTCAAGGGCCTGGATGCTCCCTACAGCGCGGGGCGGCGCGGCGCGTCCTGGCTGAAGGTCAAGCCGGTGCACACGCTGGACCTGGTGGTGCTGGCCGCCGAGTGGGGTCACGGGCGCCGCACCGGGAAGCTGTCCAACCTGCATCTGGGCGCCCGCGCCGCCGACGGCGGCTTCGTGATGCTCGGCAAGACGTTCAAAGGCATGACCGACGCGATGCTCCGGTGGCAGACCGACCGGCTGCGGGAGATCGCGGTCGGCGAGAACGGCTACACCGTGACCGTGCGCCCCGAACTCGTCGTGGAGATCGCCTACGACGGCCTGCAGCGCTCCACCCGCTACCCGGCCGGTGTCACCCTGCGCTTCGCCCGGGTGATCCGCTACCGCGAGGACAAGCGCCCGGAGGAGGCCGACACGGTCGAGACCCTGCTCGCCGCCCACCCGGAGGTACGGCCGTGA
- a CDS encoding NADPH:quinone oxidoreductase family protein, with the protein MQAWQVHELGEPGEVMRLADVERPTPGEGQVLLRVRAANINFPDALMCRGQYQVRPPLPFTPGVEICGETEDGRRVIANPALPHGGFAEYALADSAALLPAPDTLDDAEAAALHIGYQTGWFALHRRARLEAGETLLVHAAAGGVGSAAVQLGKAAGATVIGVAGGAAKAAVARELGCDVVIDRREQDVVAAVKEATGGRGADVVFDPVGGEAYTQSAKTVAFEGRIVVLGFASGSVPSPALNHALIKNYAILGLHWGLYNTRNPKLVQHCHEQLTDLAARGAIKPLVSERVLLPGAADAVQRVADGVTTGRVAVLPTGENGAAA; encoded by the coding sequence ATGCAGGCATGGCAAGTGCACGAACTCGGCGAGCCGGGCGAGGTGATGCGCCTCGCCGACGTCGAACGGCCGACTCCCGGGGAGGGGCAGGTGCTGCTCCGGGTGCGCGCCGCCAACATCAACTTCCCGGACGCGCTGATGTGCCGGGGCCAGTACCAGGTCCGGCCGCCGCTGCCCTTCACCCCGGGTGTGGAGATCTGCGGCGAGACCGAGGACGGGCGCCGGGTGATCGCCAACCCGGCCCTGCCGCACGGCGGTTTCGCCGAGTACGCCCTCGCGGACTCCGCCGCCCTGCTGCCCGCGCCGGACACCCTGGACGACGCCGAGGCCGCGGCCCTGCACATCGGCTACCAGACGGGCTGGTTCGCCCTGCACCGGCGGGCCCGCCTCGAGGCCGGCGAGACCCTGCTGGTGCACGCCGCCGCGGGCGGGGTCGGCAGCGCCGCCGTGCAGCTCGGCAAGGCGGCCGGTGCCACCGTCATCGGCGTGGCCGGCGGCGCCGCGAAGGCGGCCGTGGCCCGCGAGCTGGGCTGCGACGTGGTGATCGACCGGCGCGAGCAGGACGTCGTCGCCGCGGTCAAGGAGGCCACCGGCGGCCGCGGCGCGGACGTGGTCTTCGACCCTGTCGGCGGCGAGGCCTACACCCAGTCCGCGAAGACCGTCGCCTTCGAGGGCCGCATCGTGGTCCTCGGCTTCGCCAGCGGCTCCGTCCCGAGCCCAGCCCTCAACCACGCCCTGATCAAGAACTACGCGATCCTCGGCCTGCACTGGGGCCTGTACAACACCAGGAACCCCAAGCTGGTCCAGCACTGCCACGAGCAGCTCACCGACCTCGCCGCCCGGGGCGCGATCAAGCCGCTGGTGAGCGAGCGCGTGCTGCTCCCCGGGGCCGCCGACGCCGTGCAGCGCGTCGCCGACGGCGTCACCACCGGACGTGTCGCCGTGCTGCCCACCGGGGAGAACGGAGCCGCCGCATGA
- a CDS encoding DUF6213 family protein, whose product MNREVTLPLIVDDRGTLQVAAADVSKLLRTVGGRWVRLVEAGEGGLDEDTVAALTIELAKLADRIDVACIAHSSGTTP is encoded by the coding sequence GTGAACCGCGAAGTGACACTGCCTCTGATCGTCGACGATCGCGGCACCCTCCAGGTGGCCGCCGCCGACGTCAGCAAGCTGCTGCGCACGGTGGGCGGCCGGTGGGTCCGGCTGGTCGAGGCCGGCGAGGGCGGACTCGACGAGGACACGGTCGCCGCGCTGACGATCGAACTCGCGAAGCTCGCGGACCGGATCGACGTCGCGTGCATCGCGCACAGCAGCGGCACCACGCCGTAG
- a CDS encoding acyl-CoA dehydrogenase family protein, which translates to MAEFTMELNDEQKEVRDWLHGFAADVIRPAAAEWDEREETPWPVIQEAAKVGIYSLDFYAQQYFDASGLGIPMAMEELFWGDAGIALSIVGTGLAAVGVLANGTEEQIGTWIPQMYGDANDVKVAAFCSSEPDAGSDVASMRTRAVYDEAKDEWVINGTKTWATNGGIANVHVVVAVVDPDLGSKGHASFIIPPNTPGCSQGQKFKKHGIRASHTAEVILDNVRVPGSCLLGGKEKLDERLARARERAKKGGERVKNAAMATFEASRPAVGAMAVGTARAAYEVALEYAQTREQFGRPIIDNQGVAFQLADMRTQIDAARLLVWRASWMAVNGKPFTAAEGSMSKLFASETAKKVTAQAIQILGGNGYTREYPVERMHRDAAIYTIFEGTSEIQRLVIARTLSGMPIR; encoded by the coding sequence ATGGCCGAGTTCACCATGGAGCTCAACGACGAACAGAAGGAGGTGCGGGACTGGCTGCACGGCTTCGCCGCCGACGTCATCCGCCCCGCCGCCGCCGAATGGGACGAGCGTGAGGAGACTCCCTGGCCGGTCATCCAGGAGGCGGCCAAGGTCGGCATCTACTCCCTGGACTTCTACGCCCAGCAGTACTTCGACGCAAGCGGCCTCGGCATCCCCATGGCGATGGAGGAGCTGTTCTGGGGCGACGCGGGCATCGCGCTGTCGATCGTGGGCACCGGCCTCGCGGCCGTCGGCGTCCTCGCCAACGGCACCGAGGAGCAGATCGGCACCTGGATCCCCCAGATGTACGGCGACGCGAACGACGTCAAGGTGGCGGCCTTCTGCTCCTCCGAGCCCGACGCCGGCTCCGACGTGGCGTCGATGCGCACCCGCGCGGTGTACGACGAGGCCAAGGACGAGTGGGTGATCAACGGCACCAAGACGTGGGCGACCAACGGCGGCATCGCCAACGTCCACGTCGTGGTCGCGGTCGTCGACCCGGACCTCGGCTCCAAGGGGCACGCCTCCTTCATCATTCCGCCGAACACCCCCGGCTGCTCCCAGGGCCAGAAGTTCAAGAAGCACGGCATCCGCGCCTCGCACACCGCCGAGGTCATCCTGGACAACGTGCGCGTCCCCGGCTCCTGCCTGCTCGGCGGCAAGGAGAAGCTGGACGAGCGTCTGGCCCGTGCCCGGGAGAGGGCGAAGAAGGGCGGTGAGCGCGTCAAGAACGCCGCCATGGCCACCTTCGAGGCGTCCCGCCCGGCCGTCGGCGCGATGGCGGTGGGCACCGCCCGCGCCGCCTACGAGGTCGCCCTGGAGTACGCCCAGACGCGTGAACAGTTCGGCCGCCCGATCATCGACAACCAGGGCGTCGCCTTCCAGCTCGCCGACATGCGCACCCAGATCGACGCCGCCCGCCTGCTGGTGTGGCGTGCCTCCTGGATGGCCGTCAACGGCAAGCCGTTCACCGCGGCCGAGGGTTCGATGTCGAAGCTGTTCGCCAGCGAGACGGCCAAGAAGGTCACCGCCCAGGCGATCCAGATCCTCGGCGGCAACGGCTACACCCGCGAGTACCCGGTCGAGCGGATGCACCGGGACGCCGCCATCTACACCATCTTCGAAGGGACGAGCGAGATCCAGCGCCTGGTGATTGCCCGCACCCTCTCGGGCATGCCGATCCGCTGA
- a CDS encoding acyl-CoA dehydrogenase family protein: protein MTDADELRRRTAALLAAHPPAETERLDFLRARFDAGLAWVHFPEGLGGLGLPRSLQALVDAELAAAGAPDNDPRRIGIGLGMAAPTILQYGTDEQKARFLRPLWTGEEVWCQLFSEPGAGSDLAALGTRAVREGDTWVVDGQKVWTSSAHVARWAILIARTDPDVPKHRGITYFVCDMTDPGVEVRPLRQITGEAEFNEVFLTGVRIPDAHRLGGTGDGWRVAQTTLNNERVAIGGMRLPREGGMIGPVAKTWRERPELRTHDLHQRLLRLWVEAEVARLTGERLRQQLVAGQPGPEGAGMKLAFARLNQEISGLEVELRGEEGLLYDDWTMRRPELVDFTGRDAGYRYLRSKGNSIEGGTSEVLLNIVAERVLGLPAEPRTDKDVAWKDLAR from the coding sequence ATGACCGACGCCGACGAACTGCGCCGCCGCACCGCCGCGTTGCTGGCCGCGCACCCGCCCGCCGAGACCGAGCGCCTGGACTTCCTGCGCGCCCGGTTCGACGCCGGACTCGCCTGGGTGCACTTCCCGGAAGGACTCGGCGGACTCGGCCTCCCGCGGTCGCTCCAGGCCCTCGTCGACGCCGAACTGGCGGCCGCCGGAGCCCCCGACAACGACCCGCGCCGGATCGGCATCGGCCTGGGCATGGCCGCCCCGACGATCCTCCAGTACGGCACCGACGAGCAGAAGGCGCGCTTCCTGCGGCCCCTGTGGACCGGCGAGGAGGTCTGGTGCCAGCTCTTCAGCGAGCCCGGCGCCGGCTCGGACCTGGCCGCGCTCGGCACCCGCGCCGTCCGCGAGGGCGACACCTGGGTGGTCGACGGGCAGAAGGTGTGGACGTCCAGCGCCCACGTCGCCCGCTGGGCCATCCTCATCGCGCGCACCGACCCGGACGTGCCCAAGCACCGGGGCATCACCTACTTCGTGTGCGACATGACCGACCCCGGCGTCGAGGTGCGGCCGCTGCGCCAGATCACCGGTGAGGCAGAGTTCAACGAGGTCTTCCTCACCGGCGTCCGCATCCCCGACGCCCACCGGCTCGGCGGGACCGGCGACGGGTGGCGGGTCGCGCAGACCACCCTGAACAACGAGCGCGTCGCCATCGGCGGCATGCGGCTGCCCCGCGAGGGCGGCATGATCGGCCCGGTCGCGAAGACCTGGCGCGAACGCCCCGAGCTGCGCACCCACGATCTGCACCAGCGGCTGCTCAGGCTGTGGGTCGAGGCGGAGGTCGCCCGGCTCACCGGCGAACGCCTGCGCCAGCAGCTCGTCGCCGGACAGCCCGGCCCCGAGGGCGCCGGCATGAAGCTCGCCTTCGCCCGCCTCAACCAGGAGATCAGCGGCCTGGAGGTCGAACTGCGCGGCGAGGAAGGGCTGCTGTACGACGACTGGACCATGCGCCGCCCGGAACTGGTCGACTTCACCGGCCGGGACGCCGGCTACCGCTACCTGCGCTCCAAGGGCAACAGCATCGAGGGCGGGACCAGCGAGGTCCTGCTGAACATCGTCGCCGAGCGCGTCCTGGGCCTGCCCGCCGAGCCGCGCACCGACAAGGACGTCGCCTGGAAGGACCTCGCCCGATGA
- a CDS encoding helix-turn-helix domain-containing protein, producing MVTDDVLAEVGPRLRRIRKEREVTLAALAEATGISVSTLSRLESGQRRPGLDLLLPIAQAHQVSLDELVGAPPVGDPRVRARPIERGGRTHWPLTRQPGGLQAYKVLEPKRKLEPDPRTHEGYEWLYILSGRLRLVLGDHDVVLTPGEAAEFDTRVPHWFGSTGEGPVEFLSLFGPQGERMHVRARPKTG from the coding sequence ATGGTGACGGACGACGTTCTCGCGGAAGTGGGCCCCCGGCTGCGCCGGATCAGGAAGGAACGGGAGGTGACGCTCGCGGCGCTGGCGGAGGCGACCGGCATCTCGGTCAGCACCCTGTCCCGGCTGGAGTCCGGGCAGCGCAGACCGGGCCTGGACCTGCTGCTTCCGATCGCCCAGGCCCATCAGGTGTCGCTGGACGAACTGGTCGGCGCGCCCCCGGTCGGTGATCCGCGGGTGCGCGCCCGGCCGATCGAGCGGGGCGGGCGCACCCACTGGCCGCTCACCCGGCAGCCCGGCGGCCTCCAGGCGTACAAGGTGCTCGAACCCAAGCGGAAGCTGGAGCCCGACCCGCGCACCCACGAGGGCTACGAGTGGCTGTACATCCTCTCCGGCAGGCTGCGGCTGGTGCTGGGTGACCACGACGTGGTGCTGACACCGGGGGAGGCCGCCGAGTTCGACACACGGGTGCCGCACTGGTTCGGCTCGACGGGGGAGGGGCCGGTGGAGTTCCTCAGCCTGTTCGGACCGCAAGGGGAGCGGATGCACGTGCGGGCGCGGCCGAAGACCGGCTGA
- a CDS encoding acyl-CoA dehydrogenase family protein, with protein MSDLLYSEEEEALRAAVRDLLTDHCDAASVLARIETDAPHDLSLWKALADGMGLAGLLVPEDRGGQGATHREAAVVLEELGRAVAPVPYLTSAVVATEALLACADGDDLLADLASGRRIGALAVGLHKAPGAAFATVRADGGALHGELAGIADAAVADVLLVPADDSGLYAVTADAVTVVPQTSLDLTRPLARVTLDGAPGRRLGDAGPAVRRALRAGAGLLASEQLGVAEWALTETVRYLKDRKQFNRPVGGFQALKHRLAQVWLETVSLRAAARAAADALATGEDTDVTVAVAQAYAAPVAVRATEEAVQLHGGIGMTWEHPAHLHLKRAKADSIALGTAGAHREALAGPAELPAP; from the coding sequence ATGAGCGATCTTCTGTACTCGGAGGAGGAAGAGGCGCTGCGCGCCGCCGTCCGGGACCTGCTCACCGACCACTGCGACGCCGCGTCCGTGCTCGCCCGGATCGAGACGGACGCCCCGCACGACCTGTCCCTGTGGAAGGCGCTCGCCGACGGCATGGGACTCGCCGGCCTGCTGGTGCCCGAGGACAGGGGAGGTCAGGGCGCCACCCACCGTGAAGCCGCCGTGGTCCTGGAGGAGCTGGGACGCGCGGTCGCACCGGTGCCGTACCTGACGAGCGCCGTGGTGGCCACCGAGGCGCTGCTGGCCTGCGCCGACGGCGACGACCTGCTCGCGGACCTGGCGTCCGGGCGGCGGATCGGCGCCCTCGCCGTCGGGCTGCACAAGGCCCCCGGCGCCGCGTTCGCCACCGTCCGCGCGGACGGTGGCGCCCTGCACGGGGAACTGGCCGGCATCGCCGACGCCGCCGTCGCCGACGTTTTGCTGGTGCCGGCGGACGACAGCGGGCTGTACGCGGTGACGGCCGACGCGGTCACCGTCGTTCCGCAGACGTCCCTCGACCTCACCCGGCCCCTCGCCCGCGTCACCCTCGACGGCGCCCCGGGCCGCCGCCTGGGCGACGCCGGACCGGCCGTACGCCGGGCCCTGCGGGCCGGTGCCGGACTGCTCGCCTCGGAACAACTCGGCGTCGCCGAGTGGGCGTTGACCGAAACGGTCCGGTACCTCAAGGACCGCAAGCAGTTCAACCGCCCCGTCGGCGGGTTCCAGGCGCTCAAGCACCGGCTCGCCCAGGTGTGGCTGGAGACCGTCAGCCTCCGCGCCGCCGCACGGGCCGCCGCCGACGCCCTCGCGACCGGTGAGGACACGGACGTGACGGTCGCCGTGGCGCAGGCCTACGCCGCCCCTGTCGCCGTCCGCGCCACCGAGGAGGCGGTGCAACTGCACGGCGGCATCGGCATGACCTGGGAACACCCGGCGCACCTGCACCTCAAGCGCGCCAAGGCCGACTCGATCGCCCTCGGCACGGCGGGCGCCCACCGCGAGGCGCTGGCCGGGCCGGCAGAGCTGCCCGCGCCCTGA
- a CDS encoding TetR family transcriptional regulator, translating into MDTTQRTEQQRSADRRRRELLEAADRVVLRDGPGASMNAIAAEAGITKPILYRHFGDKGGLYAALAKRHTDALLSSLRAALDAPAERRERVEATLDTYLSAIEARPQVYRFLMHPAEGTPSDQTFDVGKHSAPLLRRMGEELAQVIEERLDLGPGSHQLARVWGHGIVGMMHAAGDWWLGERPCSRAELVRSLADLLWGRLAAAGDKVGGPGF; encoded by the coding sequence ATGGACACCACACAGCGGACCGAGCAGCAGCGGTCCGCCGACCGACGCCGGCGCGAGCTGCTGGAGGCCGCCGACCGAGTGGTGCTGCGCGACGGCCCGGGGGCCTCGATGAACGCGATCGCCGCCGAGGCCGGCATCACCAAGCCGATCCTCTACCGGCACTTCGGCGACAAGGGGGGACTCTACGCCGCCCTGGCCAAACGGCACACCGACGCCCTGCTGTCCTCGCTGCGGGCCGCGCTGGACGCCCCCGCGGAGCGGCGGGAGCGGGTCGAGGCCACCCTCGACACCTACCTCTCGGCGATCGAGGCCCGGCCCCAGGTGTACCGCTTCCTGATGCATCCGGCGGAGGGCACGCCGAGCGACCAGACCTTCGACGTCGGCAAGCACTCGGCGCCGCTGCTGCGCCGGATGGGCGAGGAACTGGCGCAGGTGATCGAGGAGCGCCTGGACCTCGGACCGGGCAGCCACCAGCTGGCCCGGGTCTGGGGCCACGGCATCGTCGGCATGATGCACGCGGCCGGCGACTGGTGGCTGGGCGAACGCCCGTGCTCCCGGGCCGAGTTGGTGCGCAGCCTGGCCGACCTGCTGTGGGGTCGCCTGGCGGCCGCGGGCGACAAGGTCGGGGGGCCGGGCTTCTGA
- a CDS encoding NADP-dependent succinic semialdehyde dehydrogenase encodes MHIATVNPANGETVKTYHPMDEDELERRLQLAEATFRTYRTTTFEERSRLMHRAAEILDEDQDAIGRVITTEMGKPITQARAEAAKCAKAMHWYADHAAELLADEEPGASDVKDSGASRVLVRYRPLGPVLAVMPWNFPLWQVVRFAAPALMAGNVGLLKHASNVPQTALYLEDLFHRAGFTEGCFQTLLIGSAAIDDLLRDERIKAATLTGSEPAGRAVASTAGEMIKKTVLELGGSDPFVVMPSADLDRAAEVAVTARAQNAGQSCIAAKRFIVHTDVYDAFTERFVAGMKALKVGDPTQEDTDVGPLSSERGREDLEELVDDAVRAGATVLCGGERPDGPGWFYPPTVLAGIDREMRIHREETFGPVATLYRVDDLDEAVLIANDTLFGLSSNVWTRDEAEIDRFVRDLEAGSVYVNGMTASHPAFPFGGVKRSGYGRELSGHGIREFCNITTVWHGA; translated from the coding sequence ATGCACATCGCCACGGTGAATCCGGCGAACGGCGAGACCGTCAAGACGTACCACCCCATGGACGAGGACGAGCTGGAACGCAGGCTCCAGCTCGCGGAGGCCACGTTCCGCACGTACCGGACGACGACCTTCGAGGAGCGCTCCCGTCTGATGCACCGGGCCGCCGAGATCCTCGACGAGGACCAGGACGCCATCGGCCGGGTGATCACCACGGAGATGGGCAAGCCGATCACGCAGGCGCGCGCGGAGGCCGCGAAGTGCGCCAAGGCGATGCACTGGTACGCCGACCACGCGGCCGAGCTGCTCGCCGACGAGGAGCCCGGCGCCTCCGACGTGAAGGACTCCGGCGCTTCCCGGGTCCTGGTGCGCTACCGGCCGCTGGGTCCGGTGCTCGCCGTGATGCCGTGGAACTTCCCGCTGTGGCAGGTGGTGCGGTTCGCCGCCCCCGCCCTGATGGCGGGGAACGTCGGGCTGCTCAAGCACGCGTCGAACGTGCCGCAGACCGCCCTGTACCTGGAGGACCTCTTCCACCGCGCGGGCTTCACCGAGGGCTGCTTCCAGACCCTGCTGATCGGCTCCGCCGCGATCGACGACCTGCTGCGGGACGAGCGGATCAAGGCGGCCACCCTCACGGGCAGCGAGCCCGCGGGCCGGGCCGTCGCCTCCACCGCCGGGGAGATGATCAAGAAGACGGTGCTGGAGCTGGGCGGCAGCGACCCGTTCGTGGTCATGCCCTCCGCCGACCTGGACCGGGCCGCCGAGGTCGCGGTGACCGCCCGGGCGCAGAACGCCGGGCAGTCCTGCATCGCCGCCAAGCGGTTCATCGTGCACACGGACGTCTACGACGCCTTCACCGAGCGGTTCGTCGCCGGGATGAAGGCGCTGAAGGTCGGCGACCCGACGCAGGAGGACACCGACGTCGGCCCGCTCTCCAGCGAACGGGGCCGCGAGGACCTGGAGGAGCTGGTCGACGACGCCGTGCGGGCCGGCGCCACGGTGCTGTGCGGTGGCGAACGCCCGGACGGGCCCGGCTGGTTCTACCCGCCGACCGTGCTGGCCGGCATCGACCGGGAGATGCGCATCCACCGGGAGGAGACCTTCGGGCCGGTCGCCACGCTCTACCGCGTGGACGACCTGGACGAAGCGGTACTCATCGCCAACGACACGCTGTTCGGGCTGAGTTCCAACGTCTGGACCCGTGACGAGGCGGAGATCGACCGGTTCGTGCGGGATCTGGAGGCGGGCAGCGTGTACGTGAACGGCATGACGGCGTCCCACCCGGCGTTCCCGTTCGGCGGGGTGAAGCGCTCCGGGTACGGACGTGAGCTGTCCGGGCACGGAATCCGCGAGTTCTGCAACATCACCACGGTTTGGCACGGCGCGTGA